CTTCCAGCTTCTTCTCAAATACCGCTTTTTGAGATACCCTCTCCTCCATAGGATGGTCCTCATCGAGAAACTTTCTCAATTCCTTGAAACAAGCATGTATCTCCTTCGATAACTGTTTTCCATATTCTGATGTCGTTTTATAGGCCTTGACCTCGCGTAGGAGGTGGGACCAGCATCGTTGGAGAATAGCTGTTTTACAGTAGGCACTCCAACCATCAACAATATGTGGACCTGGATGATCCTTTCCAAGTATTTCATCAAGGACCTTCCTGCCCCTTGATTTACGTATAACGACCAGTGTTTCATTATCATTCGTCCTGAAGATCCATAGCCACCATTTTTCACCGTTTATCTTAAAACCTGTTTCGTCTATGTATCTCCACTTAGCATTTCGTATCTTCTCGATTTTCAGATCATACTCACTCTTGCAAGCATCTCCAACTCTTAGTAGTACATCATTGATTCCCTTGACACTGATTTCAAAATTATTTTCATATAATAGAAAGTCCTGTATCTTTCTCAACACACCGCGCAGATGAAATTTCAGCATTGTGATATAAACCAATAAGTATATTCCAAAATTTCCTTTCTGCGGGCAGTCTGGATCTTTAGAAGTGAATATATGACCACACTGTAAGCATTTAACTTTCTTCCTGTCATACTGAGTAACCTTAATCTCTTT
Above is a window of ANME-2 cluster archaeon DNA encoding:
- a CDS encoding IS66 family transposase, with translation KEIKVTQYDRKKVKCLQCGHIFTSKDPDCPQKGNFGIYLLVYITMLKFHLRGVLRKIQDFLLYENNFEISVKGINDVLLRVGDACKSEYDLKIEKIRNAKWRYIDETGFKINGEKWWLWIFRTNDNETLVVIRKSRGRKVLDEILGKDHPGPHIVDGWSAYCKTAILQRCWSHLLREVKAYKTTSEYGKQLSKEIHACFKELRKFLDEDHPMEERVSQKAVFEKKLEDIVDKFDGFDELKKPLTYIKNGLGCWYTCMLYPGMEPTNNLGEQAIREHVILRKIIGCFRSENGAENYQYIASLLADWRLQGKNGFEELEELLRRELCMS